The Polyodon spathula isolate WHYD16114869_AA chromosome 13, ASM1765450v1, whole genome shotgun sequence genome includes a region encoding these proteins:
- the LOC121325805 gene encoding secreted frizzled-related protein 5-like, whose amino-acid sequence MEFHRSGSLPTKVMALALGLIFLTSASSVEEHDYYSWQSDNFQSGRFYTKQPQCVDIPADLRLCHNVGYKKMRLPNLLDHESMPEVKQQAGSWVPLLSKRCHADTQVFLCSLFAPVCLDRPIHPCRSLCEAVRDSCAPVMETYGFPWPEMLQCHKFPIDNDLCIPMQFSGNQATQTPAFKVCPPCDNELKADTIMEHFCASDFALKMKIKEVKKEKGDRKLIAAQKKKKVLKMGVLRKKDLKKLVLYIKNGANCPCHQLDNLNSNFLIMGRKVDQQLLLMSIHKWEKKSKELKFAVKYMKSQQCPTYHTVFQ is encoded by the exons ATGGAGTTCCACAGAAGCGGGTCTCTACCCACTAAGGTGATGGCACTGGCACTGGGACTAATTTTTCTCACCTCAGCTTCATCGGTGGAAGAACACGACTACTACAGCTGGCAATCAGACAACTTCCAGAGCGGGCGTTTCTACACCAAGCAACCACAGTGCGTGGACATCCCAGCTGATCTGAGGCTCTGCCATAATGTGGGCTACAAGAAGATGCGGCTGCCCAACCTGCTGGACCACGAGTCCATGCCCGAGGTGAAGCAGCAGGCTGGTAGCTGGGTGCCACTCCTGTCCAAGCGCTGTCACGCAGACACGCAGGTCTTCCTCTGCTCCCTCTTCGCCCCTGTCTGCCTCGACCGGCCCATCCACCCCTGCCGTTCGCTCTGTGAGGCTGTGCGTGACAGCTGTGCCCCTGTCATGGAAACCTATGGCTTCCCCTGGCCTGAGATGCTCCAGTGCCATAAATTCCCCATCGACAATGACCTGTGCATCCCCATGCAGTTCTCAGGCAACCAGGCCACTCAGACCCCAG CCTTCAAAGTTTGCCCTCCATGTGACAACGAGCTGAAGGCCGACACCATCATGGAACATTTCTGTGCCAGCGACTTTG CTCTGAAGATGAAGATCAAGGAGGTGAAGAAGGAGAAGGGAGACCGCAAGCTGATCGCGgctcagaagaagaagaaggtgctAAAGATGGGGGTGCTGCGCAAGAAGGACCTAAAGAAGCTGGTGCTCTACATCAAGAACGGAGCCAACTGCCCCTGCCACCAACTGGACAACCTGAACAGCAACTTCCTCATCATGGGCCGCAAGGTGGACCAGCAGCTGCTGCTCATGTCCATCCACAAGTGGGAGAAGAAGAGCAAGGAGCTCAAATTTGCTGTGAAGTACATGAAGTCACAGCAGTGCCCCACCTACCACACTGTCTTTCAGTGA